In Chromatiaceae bacterium, a single genomic region encodes these proteins:
- a CDS encoding NAD(P)H-dependent oxidoreductase subunit E, producing the protein MSMRSEPMVRVQKCDDKSALFTPEIREQIDAWVAKYPDGWQQSACMAALMIVQDMHGGHLTTELMDQVADYLDMPPIAVYEVASFYSMYEHKPVGRHKICLCTNVSCMINGSDNILEHLSNRLGIGFGEVTSDGRFSLKEVECLGACGGAPMMQIGHTYYENLTPELVDQILDGLE; encoded by the coding sequence ATGAGCATGCGCAGCGAACCCATGGTGCGCGTCCAGAAATGTGACGACAAATCCGCGCTGTTCACGCCCGAGATCCGGGAGCAGATCGACGCGTGGGTCGCCAAGTACCCGGATGGCTGGCAGCAGTCCGCCTGCATGGCGGCGCTGATGATCGTACAGGACATGCACGGCGGGCACCTCACGACGGAATTGATGGACCAGGTCGCCGACTATCTCGATATGCCGCCGATCGCCGTCTACGAGGTGGCCAGCTTCTATTCGATGTACGAGCACAAGCCGGTCGGCAGGCACAAGATCTGCCTGTGCACCAACGTGTCGTGCATGATCAACGGGTCCGACAACATCCTCGAACACCTCAGCAACCGCCTCGGTATCGGGTTTGGCGAGGTGACCAGCGACGGTCGCTTCAGCCTCAAGGAAGTGGAGTGCCTGGGTGCCTGCGGAGGCGCGCCGATGATGCAGATCGGGCATACCTACTACGAGAATCTGACCCCGGAGTTGGTGGATCAGATCCTGGACGGCCTGGAGTAG